A region of Candidatus Roizmanbacteria bacterium DNA encodes the following proteins:
- a CDS encoding cupredoxin domain-containing protein: MEQAAQSPKGNSNMLIIGAVIIVAVVAAGIFMTQNNQNSQAVNTDTTTETESQTDDSMAPDTTTSGSGEQSAAGTSEEAVQIVEVEAGSFYYKPNEIRVKQGDKVRIVMNSVSMMHDFVIDELGVKMPVVQNGDTGTVEFTVTEKGTFEYYCSVGEHRAQGQVGTLIVE, encoded by the coding sequence ATGGAACAGGCAGCACAATCACCGAAAGGGAATAGCAATATGCTTATTATCGGAGCCGTTATTATCGTGGCAGTCGTTGCGGCCGGGATTTTTATGACACAGAACAATCAGAATTCACAGGCAGTCAACACAGATACGACAACGGAAACAGAAAGTCAGACGGATGACTCTATGGCCCCGGATACAACTACTTCCGGATCGGGAGAGCAATCGGCTGCCGGTACTTCAGAAGAAGCGGTACAGATTGTTGAAGTGGAAGCGGGAAGTTTTTACTACAAACCGAATGAAATCCGGGTAAAGCAAGGGGATAAAGTACGCATTGTAATGAACAGTGTCAGTATGATGCATGATTTTGTCATTGATGAGCTCGGAGTCAAAATGCCTGTCGTTCAGAACGGCGACACGGGAACGGTAGAGTTTACAGTCACGGAGAAAGGCACTTTCGAATACTACTGTTCAGTGGGTGAACATCGTGCGCAGGGACAGGTCGGTACGCTTATTGTTGAGTAA
- a CDS encoding methionine adenosyltransferase — protein sequence MTEVYHGSVPANWYVNTGLRRDGVRVSESVTEGHPDKVMDCVADAILDDILTQAHTTRLALQEQGNPDWMLVRPDQARVAIEGLAKGSLDGKYPGGMLVLAGEVTAPHKVQPRYEEVARRVIQEIGYDDPDAGFSHALDHFFMNVTTQSADIAAGVGEAKGAGDQGIFFGYATVEDPSLMPLPIQIAHNLTHALTEARKNGALPWLKPDGKSQVGLRYENGQPVEVTNVTLAASHEKEISLSDVRLQLYNNIIVPVLDQYNFGLNINEKALLDGSGPVIINGAGRWDSAWGPLADAGVVGRKLDVDTYGGAVPHGGGALSGKDPTKVDRSAKYGARFVASNLVREGLADRAQVFMSYTIGQERPDNVTIDTFGTEKRSPHQIRERAVQILDLTVPGIIEQLQLFDPIYSRTAQNGHFGHDFRWEQPVK from the coding sequence ATGACAGAAGTCTATCACGGCAGTGTTCCTGCCAACTGGTATGTAAATACAGGTTTGAGGCGAGACGGAGTCAGGGTATCTGAATCGGTTACTGAGGGGCATCCTGATAAAGTAATGGACTGTGTTGCTGATGCCATTCTGGACGACATTTTGACACAAGCTCATACCACGAGACTTGCGTTGCAGGAGCAGGGAAATCCTGATTGGATGCTTGTCCGTCCCGATCAGGCACGGGTGGCGATTGAGGGCCTGGCAAAAGGTAGTCTCGATGGAAAATACCCCGGAGGTATGCTTGTTCTGGCAGGTGAGGTAACTGCACCTCATAAAGTACAACCGCGATATGAGGAGGTAGCACGGCGGGTGATTCAGGAGATCGGATACGATGATCCAGATGCCGGATTTAGTCATGCTCTTGATCACTTTTTTATGAATGTAACGACGCAATCAGCTGATATTGCAGCCGGTGTGGGAGAAGCAAAAGGTGCCGGAGATCAGGGAATATTTTTCGGTTATGCGACTGTGGAGGATCCAAGCCTGATGCCGCTTCCGATCCAGATTGCTCATAATCTGACTCATGCTTTGACTGAGGCGAGAAAAAACGGAGCGTTACCTTGGCTCAAACCTGACGGGAAAAGTCAGGTGGGACTCAGGTATGAAAACGGACAACCTGTTGAAGTAACAAACGTGACCTTAGCAGCTTCGCATGAAAAAGAAATCTCACTTTCCGATGTTCGTTTACAGCTTTACAACAATATTATCGTACCCGTTCTTGATCAATACAATTTCGGACTGAATATTAATGAGAAAGCACTCCTCGACGGATCAGGTCCGGTCATCATAAACGGTGCCGGCAGATGGGATTCCGCCTGGGGGCCGCTAGCAGATGCCGGTGTTGTCGGAAGAAAACTGGATGTAGATACTTACGGAGGGGCAGTCCCGCACGGAGGAGGAGCCTTATCGGGCAAAGATCCGACCAAAGTAGACCGTTCCGCAAAATACGGGGCGCGGTTTGTAGCCAGTAATCTTGTAAGAGAAGGACTTGCTGACAGAGCACAGGTATTTATGTCATATACCATCGGACAGGAACGGCCGGACAATGTCACTATTGATACGTTCGGAACGGAGAAACGCTCTCCGCACCAAATTCGTGAACGTGCAGTTCAGATTCTTGATCTGACCGTTCCTGGGATTATTGAGCAGCTGCAGCTGTTCGATCCGATTTATTCAAGGACAGCACAGAACGGCCATTTCGGTCATGACTTTCGCTGGGAACAGCCGGTAAAGTAA
- a CDS encoding 1-acyl-sn-glycerol-3-phosphate acyltransferase, with translation MRELEEVPLHLKGLGEFVDHSIRLERYGDDCQTVFLDQLRSGSVIVPFNHRSIIDPLVVMREMRRMGGSSITKLVLPATMKFFDGRMGGTAAKLMHYVAKKYNAELLPIIQHYDTEYSDEEKFANHRGVIETILGALGEQGSVVALSPEGTRSPTAQLLPAQKGIDLFMKKSPDSLVIPISLEGTEKIVGHEYKTVNPFHKAAITFGFPMSAGEINDFSRNAQIPSRDFVMLQIAAQLPQRDRGYYGPSHFPWFYDFLEMP, from the coding sequence ATGCGTGAACTGGAAGAGGTGCCTTTACATTTAAAAGGGCTCGGCGAATTTGTGGATCACAGTATCAGACTTGAACGGTACGGAGACGACTGTCAGACCGTTTTTCTGGATCAGCTCCGATCAGGCTCTGTGATTGTGCCATTCAATCATCGGTCAATCATTGATCCATTGGTTGTTATGCGTGAGATGAGGAGGATGGGAGGATCATCCATTACGAAGTTAGTATTACCTGCTACGATGAAGTTCTTTGACGGACGAATGGGAGGTACGGCTGCGAAACTCATGCATTACGTCGCAAAAAAATACAATGCTGAGCTATTACCGATTATTCAGCACTACGATACCGAGTATTCTGATGAGGAAAAGTTCGCTAATCATCGCGGAGTTATTGAAACAATTCTGGGTGCTTTGGGAGAACAAGGAAGTGTCGTTGCTCTTTCTCCGGAAGGAACACGCAGTCCCACTGCACAGCTTTTACCGGCACAGAAAGGTATAGATTTGTTTATGAAGAAGTCCCCGGACAGTCTGGTCATTCCCATTTCACTTGAAGGAACTGAGAAAATTGTCGGACACGAGTACAAAACGGTTAATCCATTTCATAAGGCAGCGATTACTTTCGGATTTCCGATGAGTGCAGGGGAAATCAACGACTTCAGCCGGAATGCACAAATCCCTTCTCGGGATTTCGTAATGCTGCAGATTGCGGCACAGCTACCGCAACGTGACAGGGGATATTACGGTCCGTCACACTTTCCGTGGTTCTATGACTTCCTTGAGATGCCGTAA
- a CDS encoding glycosyltransferase has product MNKQEQKVVVVVPTFNERDNIEKLIGNIFEQKKCFDSHGLDVLVVDDNSPDGTSAVVRRLAQHNEHIHLILGRKEGLGIAYMKGYKHALEKLNADIVVGMDADFSHDPNILPFLVQQVIDGQDIAIGSRYTKGGSLPTEWSWLRRLNSAVGNRVARYIGGLRKVNDCTSAYRAINANLLKKIQLRYIGAKGYVFLVGLLHHAFKHKAKVAEVPIHFKEREYGSSKLRISDIVEFILYCLNLRLTLIKPSYLILSFIGLFLTGIVFLYFLFPFTQFLSLVLFGFSSIVLVMGIFNIYLMLYYWEDVDRIHTSKVPARFAPSDLSFTAILPARNEKEVIGDTIRAINAIDYDDTKKQLIIVCRYDDIGTIEKVHHVINKLQNDKIRLVTFMDGPINKPHALNIALPYVKNDVVVIFDAEDQPNKDIYKVVNTVVQKDPKIDVVQSGVQLMNFDTHWFATFNVLEYFFWFKSTLHFFANNGLVPLGGNTVFFRKKILDEVGGWDEQCLTEDADIGIRLSAAGAKFQVVYDEKLATREETPHTVRDFIRQRTRWIQGFLQIFLKGEWLYLGGGRKKLLASYVLLIPFIQSVTILIIPFMVYTAIAYKLDVYVAVYTFIPLLTLISQLVVLNIGLFEFTRKYSLRYPIFSSFKLLLFFLPYQILLSISAIRALYRHRRGSSSWEKTQHLNVHRKPEPVRKYLFQ; this is encoded by the coding sequence ATGAACAAACAAGAGCAAAAAGTTGTTGTGGTAGTCCCAACCTTCAATGAACGGGATAACATTGAAAAACTGATCGGTAATATTTTTGAGCAGAAGAAATGTTTTGATTCTCACGGACTTGATGTCCTTGTTGTAGATGATAATTCCCCGGACGGAACGAGTGCGGTTGTCAGAAGACTTGCCCAGCACAATGAACATATTCATCTGATTCTCGGCCGAAAGGAAGGGCTCGGTATTGCATACATGAAGGGATATAAACATGCATTGGAAAAGCTGAATGCGGATATTGTAGTCGGAATGGATGCGGATTTTTCCCATGACCCGAACATTCTTCCGTTTCTCGTGCAGCAGGTGATTGACGGCCAGGATATAGCAATCGGATCAAGATATACTAAAGGAGGATCCCTGCCTACCGAGTGGTCGTGGCTCAGAAGGCTGAACAGCGCAGTCGGGAATCGGGTAGCACGTTATATCGGAGGATTACGAAAAGTAAATGACTGTACGAGTGCCTACCGGGCGATCAATGCAAATCTGCTTAAAAAGATTCAGCTGCGGTATATCGGAGCGAAGGGATATGTCTTTTTAGTAGGACTGTTGCACCATGCTTTTAAACATAAGGCAAAAGTAGCTGAGGTCCCGATACACTTCAAAGAACGTGAATACGGATCGTCAAAACTTCGGATTTCGGATATTGTTGAATTCATTCTGTATTGCCTGAACCTGAGATTGACACTCATTAAGCCGAGCTATCTGATACTATCATTTATCGGATTATTTCTCACGGGGATAGTATTTTTATATTTTCTGTTCCCGTTTACTCAGTTTCTCTCACTTGTTCTCTTTGGCTTCTCATCTATTGTTCTCGTGATGGGAATATTCAATATTTATCTCATGCTGTACTACTGGGAAGATGTGGATCGGATTCACACTAGTAAAGTTCCCGCCCGTTTTGCTCCTTCCGATTTGTCTTTCACTGCCATTTTACCGGCTCGGAATGAGAAAGAAGTTATTGGCGATACTATCCGCGCAATTAATGCGATTGATTATGACGATACAAAAAAACAACTTATTATTGTCTGCCGGTATGATGACATCGGTACTATCGAAAAAGTACATCATGTCATAAACAAGCTGCAGAACGATAAGATTCGGCTTGTGACATTTATGGACGGACCTATAAACAAGCCACACGCACTCAACATCGCACTACCGTATGTGAAAAATGATGTTGTTGTCATTTTCGATGCAGAAGATCAGCCCAATAAGGATATCTATAAAGTGGTCAATACCGTCGTACAGAAAGATCCGAAAATTGATGTTGTTCAATCGGGAGTACAGTTGATGAATTTTGACACTCACTGGTTTGCGACGTTCAATGTGCTTGAATATTTTTTCTGGTTTAAATCTACTCTTCACTTTTTTGCAAATAACGGTCTTGTCCCTTTGGGTGGCAATACGGTATTTTTCCGTAAAAAAATACTTGATGAAGTAGGCGGATGGGATGAACAGTGCCTCACGGAAGACGCTGATATCGGTATTCGGCTGAGTGCCGCAGGAGCCAAATTCCAGGTAGTCTATGATGAAAAACTGGCGACTCGGGAGGAAACTCCTCATACTGTCCGGGATTTTATCAGACAGCGGACGAGATGGATTCAGGGCTTTCTGCAGATCTTTCTGAAAGGTGAATGGCTGTATCTCGGAGGGGGAAGAAAAAAACTGCTGGCATCCTATGTCCTTCTCATTCCGTTTATTCAGAGCGTGACGATACTGATTATTCCCTTCATGGTCTATACGGCAATTGCCTATAAACTGGATGTGTATGTTGCGGTTTATACATTCATACCGCTCCTAACACTTATCTCACAGCTTGTTGTACTCAATATCGGATTGTTTGAATTTACCAGGAAATACAGCCTTCGGTATCCGATTTTTTCGTCGTTCAAATTGTTACTCTTTTTCTTACCGTATCAAATACTTCTCAGTATTAGTGCTATACGGGCACTTTACAGGCACAGAAGGGGATCCTCTTCCTGGGAAAAAACACAGCATCTCAACGTTCACCGTAAACCTGAACCCGTACGAAAATATCTTTTTCAGTAA
- a CDS encoding MBL fold metallo-hydrolase: MQIKFLGAAGTVTGSSYVLTSGSGNSILIDLGMFQGTPDIEKLNNNPFEYNCSKLDGVVLTHAHLDHCGRLPILIPRGFKGKIWMTPPTRDLTELSLLDSAKIAIQDHKKALYDKNLAYRTIDRFKTMEYRAPERIGDFVVTMRDAGHILGSATLEIEDLRPNSEIQKIVFSGDLGNYPEDIVKTTEFIDDADAVVMESTYGDRLHADEDATAMLQAEINAVEQSGGTLLIPAFALERTQEILHMIMHLKKEGKVKARTPVFLDSPMADQATQIYMDYPEMFNIHITEDLENGGIFAFDGLEIIAKRSESRGLYFKNDAKVIIAGSGMMSGGRIVGHAAHYLSHSKNRIFIVGYQGEGTLGRELMEGQREVLIDGKMISVSASVNTTHAMSSHADQQQLMDWLKHIKQVKHVILTHGEDPSRNALSERVQKELGIDQIHLPHLHEEIFL; encoded by the coding sequence ATGCAAATAAAATTCTTGGGTGCCGCAGGTACGGTTACAGGTTCTTCGTATGTCTTGACGTCCGGATCAGGGAATTCAATTCTTATTGATCTGGGGATGTTTCAGGGAACCCCTGATATCGAAAAACTCAATAATAATCCTTTTGAATATAACTGTTCAAAACTAGACGGTGTAGTCCTCACACATGCGCATCTTGATCATTGCGGCAGACTTCCCATCTTGATCCCGCGCGGATTTAAAGGAAAAATCTGGATGACCCCTCCAACCCGTGACCTTACGGAACTTTCTTTGCTGGACAGCGCAAAAATAGCAATACAGGACCACAAAAAAGCACTTTACGACAAAAATTTGGCATATAGAACTATTGATCGCTTCAAGACAATGGAGTACAGAGCTCCTGAGAGAATAGGAGATTTTGTTGTCACAATGCGGGATGCCGGGCATATATTGGGATCTGCCACACTTGAGATAGAAGATCTGAGACCGAATTCAGAAATCCAAAAAATTGTCTTTAGCGGTGATCTCGGGAATTATCCTGAAGATATTGTGAAAACTACCGAATTTATCGATGATGCTGATGCTGTAGTCATGGAATCAACCTACGGAGACAGATTGCATGCTGATGAAGATGCAACTGCAATGCTTCAAGCAGAGATCAATGCTGTAGAACAGTCAGGCGGCACTCTCCTTATTCCGGCCTTTGCACTCGAAAGGACACAGGAGATTCTTCACATGATCATGCATCTGAAAAAAGAAGGTAAAGTAAAAGCGCGTACTCCGGTGTTTTTGGACAGTCCGATGGCCGATCAGGCGACCCAGATCTATATGGATTATCCCGAAATGTTCAATATTCATATCACTGAAGACCTCGAGAACGGCGGCATTTTTGCATTCGACGGTCTTGAAATCATCGCCAAAAGAAGCGAGAGTAGAGGGCTTTATTTTAAAAACGATGCAAAAGTCATTATTGCCGGAAGCGGCATGATGTCAGGAGGTCGTATAGTCGGACATGCTGCTCACTATCTTTCGCATTCGAAAAACCGAATATTTATCGTCGGCTATCAGGGGGAAGGAACACTCGGCCGGGAGCTTATGGAAGGCCAGCGCGAAGTTCTCATTGACGGAAAAATGATTTCAGTCAGTGCTTCCGTAAATACGACACATGCGATGAGTTCGCATGCGGATCAGCAACAGCTTATGGATTGGCTCAAGCACATCAAACAAGTAAAGCACGTGATATTGACCCACGGAGAAGATCCTTCAAGAAACGCACTTTCAGAGCGGGTACAAAAGGAGCTGGGAATTGACCAAATTCACTTACCTCACTTACACGAAGAAATTTTTCTATAG
- a CDS encoding helix-turn-helix transcriptional regulator — translation MIQWIPMAECNVEKTIRIISGKWTTSILYQLMLGKKRFGELQKTMDGISSKTLTDRLRMLEGKKLISKKVYPEVPLHVEYYLTEKGEKLNKIFNAMDEWGREV, via the coding sequence ATGATACAATGGATACCTATGGCAGAATGCAATGTAGAAAAGACTATCAGGATAATCTCCGGTAAATGGACAACTTCAATTCTCTATCAGTTAATGTTGGGTAAGAAACGTTTCGGTGAACTTCAAAAGACCATGGACGGAATCAGTTCTAAAACTCTCACTGACCGGCTGCGAATGCTTGAAGGGAAGAAGCTGATTTCCAAAAAGGTCTATCCTGAAGTTCCTCTTCATGTTGAGTATTATCTTACAGAAAAAGGAGAAAAACTCAATAAAATATTTAATGCGATGGATGAATGGGGACGGGAAGTTTAA
- a CDS encoding alpha/beta fold hydrolase, giving the protein MKRFLPITILIIALIAGYFFLNRKAESNPFTSIKEVIATPTPVSFVELTIPYLRERSYTSTLGERTLFENNGSYDSYLTSYDSDGLKINGLLTIPTGEEPENGWPAIVFIHGYIPPAQYQTTEKYTDYVNYLARNGFVVFKIDLRGHGDSEGTPGGAYYSSDYVIDTLNAYAALRNTDFVDPESIGLWGHSMAGNVILRSMAARPDIPAAVIWAGAVYTYEDMRRYGISDSSYVPPPSGSPTRQTRRRIFEKVGEFSPDNEFWKQVAATNYLDDIKGSLQIHHAVNDDVVSIEYSRNLLKVAEGTGFSVEVIEHPSGGHNISDPGFSEAMQETVTFFSEHLR; this is encoded by the coding sequence ATGAAACGCTTTTTACCAATCACTATCCTGATTATCGCTTTGATTGCCGGATACTTTTTTCTAAACCGGAAAGCTGAATCGAATCCTTTCACATCGATAAAGGAAGTAATCGCGACACCTACTCCTGTATCGTTTGTCGAACTTACCATCCCCTACCTCCGAGAACGTTCCTACACAAGTACTCTCGGAGAAAGAACCTTATTTGAAAACAACGGATCATATGATTCGTACCTCACGTCGTATGACTCTGACGGGTTGAAAATCAACGGACTCCTCACAATACCGACAGGTGAAGAACCGGAGAACGGGTGGCCAGCCATCGTCTTTATTCACGGATATATTCCTCCCGCTCAGTATCAGACTACTGAAAAATATACTGATTACGTCAATTATCTCGCCAGAAACGGCTTTGTTGTTTTCAAAATTGATTTACGCGGACACGGAGACTCAGAAGGTACACCCGGCGGAGCATATTATTCATCCGATTATGTCATCGACACCCTCAATGCGTATGCAGCACTCCGGAACACGGATTTTGTAGATCCTGAGTCAATTGGCCTTTGGGGGCACAGTATGGCCGGAAATGTAATTCTGAGAAGTATGGCTGCACGGCCTGATATTCCCGCCGCAGTAATCTGGGCAGGCGCAGTATATACCTATGAAGACATGAGAAGATACGGAATAAGCGACAGCAGTTATGTCCCGCCGCCATCGGGATCTCCTACACGACAGACAAGAAGGCGTATTTTTGAAAAGGTCGGTGAATTTTCACCTGACAATGAATTCTGGAAACAGGTCGCAGCAACAAATTATCTTGATGATATTAAGGGATCATTGCAAATACATCATGCCGTAAACGATGATGTCGTCAGTATCGAATACAGCAGAAATCTGCTCAAAGTGGCGGAAGGTACCGGTTTTTCCGTAGAAGTAATTGAGCATCCGTCAGGCGGTCATAATATTTCCGATCCCGGTTTTAGTGAAGCCATGCAGGAAACGGTAACCTTTTTTTCCGAACATCTTCGATAG
- a CDS encoding uracil-DNA glycosylase → MTDVRIESSWKEALREEFIQEYFRDLSSFVREEYLSTNVYPHPKNVFRAFDLCPFDKVKVVIVGQDPYHGKGQANGLSFAVDTSVPIPPSLKNIFKEIRSDLGITPKNSGDLSRWAKQGVLMLNAVLTVRAGSPASHKGHGWEEFTDAVIAKLNDEKENIVYMLWGKYAQEKGASIDRDRNLVLSSGHPSPYSAQLFHGNHHFSRCNTYLAEHGKEPIDWI, encoded by the coding sequence ATGACAGACGTACGGATAGAATCCTCATGGAAGGAAGCGCTCCGTGAAGAATTCATTCAGGAATACTTCCGGGATTTGTCTTCATTTGTCCGCGAAGAGTATCTTTCAACAAATGTATATCCGCATCCGAAAAATGTCTTTCGGGCATTTGATCTTTGTCCTTTTGATAAAGTGAAAGTCGTAATTGTCGGACAGGATCCGTATCACGGAAAAGGTCAGGCAAACGGTCTCAGTTTTGCTGTTGATACATCTGTCCCGATTCCGCCTTCTCTGAAAAACATATTCAAAGAAATCCGATCCGATCTCGGGATCACTCCGAAAAACTCAGGTGACTTAAGCCGCTGGGCAAAACAGGGGGTGCTTATGCTCAATGCCGTTTTGACCGTAAGAGCGGGATCGCCGGCGTCACATAAAGGACACGGCTGGGAAGAATTTACCGACGCCGTGATCGCAAAACTGAATGATGAAAAAGAAAACATCGTCTATATGCTGTGGGGGAAATACGCTCAAGAAAAAGGAGCTTCTATAGATCGTGATCGGAATCTTGTTCTTTCATCAGGTCACCCCTCTCCGTACTCGGCACAGTTATTTCACGGGAATCATCATTTTTCCCGCTGCAACACATATTTGGCAGAACACGGAAAAGAGCCGATTGACTGGATTTAA
- a CDS encoding glycosyltransferase family 39 protein: MRRIISFFNRRESRLVLLVVLIGAIAHAVNMFHFPYYENDEAIYLGRAWSLINLGQMDAYTYWYDHAPLGWMMLAGWYAIIPDFFSFGFSVNFGRVFMLLMHMASSILVYFIMKKLSGSRLASALSVIIFSFSPLAIYFQRRILLDNIMVFWVLVSLAFLLYYNNKLRNIMFSAIAFGFSFLSKETSVFMLPVFVYIVYLQVHKHHRLFAVIKWISYVGLVVSLYFLYALLKGELFPEGMFGSANHVSLIETLIFQAERDGGSIFDISGSTFWHNFGIWMREDPVIILLGFGTTLVNLIIGIRQKAARILSLLTLSLIGYLVRGGIVIEFYIIPLFPFFAMNIAYAGYYLGEELYRNVKAKESIKWIPNAAFMIVLPIVFVILSFSMRDGHKLYLSDQTEPQMEAIEYMLSKQYRDAFYTMDNYGFVDLMEKNNGNFAEAHHYWKVEYDPEIQQDILKGNPGNIDYFLISPQLLNDVNTGVFPFVGEALANSRPIATFSRDGWGVEIWGTEYPQRILQATWASYKDEFIHGGRVIDPATKDTTSEGQSYALLRAVLMDDKKTFDQVYSWTKGQLQTDENLFLWSFKRKGDDKGTASDADADIALALAFAYKQWDDPAYLSESEKVLNGIWDHEVVVIGDDPYMTAGNWASGSQFATINPSYLSPSHYEIFAQIDKSHDWGSLVDTSYDLLQRCSFGLSGGREVLPPEWCVLDRSSREVRPSEKPGPEGIEYGYNAIRVPMRVALDYQWFGRPEAKEYLSSLAFLGEEWNRNGKLYVSYTHDGQPWDQYESAVAYAGNLGYFLAEDPKTAEKIYSEKILSKLYENKKHSYWEDPENYYTQNIVWFATALYGEQFPNLWSR; encoded by the coding sequence ATGCGTCGTATCATATCATTTTTCAACCGGAGGGAGAGTAGACTGGTACTTCTTGTTGTCCTCATAGGGGCGATAGCTCATGCCGTCAATATGTTTCATTTTCCATACTACGAAAATGATGAAGCAATCTATTTAGGAAGGGCCTGGTCGCTGATAAACCTGGGACAAATGGATGCTTACACTTACTGGTATGATCATGCGCCTCTCGGTTGGATGATGCTTGCAGGTTGGTATGCCATTATCCCTGACTTTTTCAGTTTCGGATTTTCCGTAAATTTCGGCCGGGTTTTTATGCTGCTTATGCATATGGCATCGAGCATCCTGGTGTACTTCATAATGAAAAAGTTGTCAGGAAGTCGTTTAGCAAGCGCTTTGAGTGTCATCATATTCTCATTTTCTCCACTTGCAATATATTTCCAGCGGAGAATTCTCCTCGATAATATCATGGTATTCTGGGTACTTGTTTCTCTTGCTTTTTTACTTTACTACAACAATAAGCTTCGTAATATTATGTTCAGTGCCATAGCATTCGGGTTTTCATTTCTTTCAAAAGAAACATCCGTATTTATGCTTCCCGTGTTTGTGTACATTGTGTATCTTCAGGTGCATAAGCATCATCGCTTATTTGCCGTCATCAAATGGATCAGCTATGTCGGACTGGTTGTTTCTCTCTATTTTTTGTATGCACTGCTGAAAGGGGAATTGTTCCCGGAAGGAATGTTCGGATCAGCAAATCATGTCAGTCTTATTGAAACTCTCATTTTTCAGGCGGAACGGGATGGGGGAAGTATATTCGATATTTCAGGAAGTACCTTCTGGCACAACTTCGGAATCTGGATGAGAGAAGATCCGGTTATCATACTGCTCGGATTTGGGACTACGCTCGTGAATCTGATCATCGGGATCAGACAAAAAGCTGCACGAATTCTCTCATTACTCACGTTATCGCTTATCGGTTATCTGGTCCGCGGCGGTATCGTCATTGAGTTTTATATTATTCCGCTTTTCCCATTCTTTGCAATGAATATTGCCTATGCCGGATACTATCTCGGAGAAGAGCTCTACCGCAATGTGAAAGCCAAAGAGTCTATAAAATGGATTCCGAATGCGGCATTCATGATTGTTTTGCCCATTGTGTTTGTAATATTGAGCTTCAGCATGAGGGACGGTCACAAGCTATATCTTTCCGATCAGACGGAACCGCAGATGGAAGCAATTGAGTATATGCTCTCGAAACAGTACCGGGATGCTTTTTACACGATGGATAATTACGGATTTGTAGATTTGATGGAAAAAAATAACGGAAATTTTGCGGAAGCTCACCATTACTGGAAGGTTGAGTATGACCCTGAAATCCAGCAGGATATTCTGAAAGGAAATCCCGGAAATATTGATTATTTTCTCATATCTCCGCAGCTTTTGAATGATGTCAATACCGGAGTGTTCCCGTTTGTCGGAGAAGCTCTTGCCAATTCCCGGCCGATTGCGACTTTCTCGCGTGACGGATGGGGTGTCGAGATCTGGGGTACGGAATATCCCCAACGGATACTGCAGGCGACATGGGCATCATACAAGGATGAGTTTATCCATGGAGGTCGTGTGATTGATCCCGCGACAAAGGACACAACGTCGGAAGGACAATCCTATGCTCTTCTTCGGGCCGTTCTTATGGATGATAAGAAAACGTTTGATCAGGTCTACTCATGGACAAAAGGACAGCTTCAAACCGATGAAAATCTGTTTCTCTGGAGTTTTAAAAGGAAAGGAGATGACAAAGGAACAGCTTCTGATGCAGATGCTGATATTGCACTGGCATTAGCATTTGCGTATAAACAGTGGGACGATCCGGCATATCTGAGCGAGTCTGAGAAAGTACTAAACGGTATTTGGGACCATGAGGTAGTAGTTATCGGGGATGATCCCTACATGACTGCCGGGAATTGGGCGTCAGGATCACAGTTTGCCACTATTAATCCTTCATATCTTTCTCCGTCTCATTACGAAATATTTGCCCAAATTGATAAAAGCCATGACTGGGGATCCTTAGTTGATACATCTTATGACCTTTTGCAGCGGTGCAGTTTCGGACTATCAGGAGGCAGAGAAGTGTTGCCGCCTGAATGGTGCGTTCTTGACCGGTCATCGCGTGAAGTGCGTCCGTCCGAGAAACCGGGTCCTGAGGGAATAGAATACGGGTACAATGCCATCCGGGTACCGATGAGAGTGGCACTCGACTATCAATGGTTCGGCAGACCTGAGGCAAAAGAGTACCTTTCATCACTTGCCTTTTTGGGAGAAGAATGGAACAGAAACGGTAAACTGTATGTCTCATACACCCATGATGGACAACCATGGGATCAGTATGAATCTGCAGTCGCATACGCAGGCAATCTCGGATACTTTCTTGCCGAAGATCCGAAGACAGCGGAAAAAATATATTCGGAAAAGATACTCAGCAAGTTGTACGAAAATAAGAAACATTCGTATTGGGAAGATCCGGAAAACTATTACACTCAAAACATTGTCTGGTTTGCTACAGCCCTTTATGGAGAACAATTCCCCAACCTCTGGAGTAGGTAA